The Haloarchaeobius amylolyticus genome window below encodes:
- a CDS encoding TlpA family protein disulfide reductase, whose translation MELETMRPTPTWDGAGYEDSLDVWRALADDIVVKVWGGDWCKDCRSQLPDFGAALAEAEVDDVEHYPVEKADDGSKVGPGVEEYGIEYIPTIVVEDADSGEELARFVEEEDRPIAVWLAEELEQYV comes from the coding sequence ATGGAACTCGAGACGATGCGCCCGACCCCGACGTGGGACGGCGCAGGCTACGAGGACAGCCTCGACGTGTGGCGCGCCCTCGCCGACGACATCGTGGTGAAGGTGTGGGGCGGCGACTGGTGCAAGGACTGCCGCAGCCAGCTCCCGGACTTCGGTGCGGCGCTGGCCGAGGCCGAGGTCGACGACGTCGAACACTACCCGGTCGAGAAGGCGGACGACGGCTCGAAGGTCGGCCCCGGCGTCGAGGAGTACGGCATCGAGTACATCCCGACGATCGTCGTCGAGGACGCCGACTCCGGCGAGGAACTCGCCCGGTTCGTCGAGGAGGAGGACCGGCCCATCGCGGTGTGGCTGGCCGAGGAACTCGAACAGTACGTCTGA
- a CDS encoding metallophosphoesterase family protein: MDADDGTSTVGGRNPGFAAAATTDWLAGDGSGPSGFAAGDSFADVPLRRDGPALLARFAEPATTEPASIAVVSDVHLSTRETGSWKVFHRTETLLRRAVADLNDHDVDLVVFTGDLTENGATADFELVSDVLGELDHEFVAVPGNHDVPKTFDEHAVPPLSRFEREYTPGGFPFTVEAGGVSILGLNTAHAPDGSLDDTHEGTVSPDQRAWLADELPRHDAPLVVGHHNLPGLLDATGGHSWRGSFPMRDPGPFADVLAGGGAPLYLSGHLHVPAVAATAGVRELVSPAVCSFPQAYLVLEVGPAGTSVWHVPVATRADATEALDLAHAYSERSRMVAGIVRRQTGAYPLVDELAPADEPGSPAATGECD; encoded by the coding sequence ATGGACGCCGACGATGGGACGTCGACGGTGGGCGGCCGGAACCCCGGGTTCGCGGCCGCGGCAACGACCGACTGGCTCGCCGGTGACGGGTCGGGACCGAGCGGGTTCGCCGCCGGCGACTCGTTCGCCGACGTTCCCCTGCGGCGGGACGGCCCGGCGCTGCTCGCACGCTTCGCAGAGCCAGCGACGACAGAGCCCGCGAGCATCGCGGTCGTCTCCGACGTGCACCTCTCGACGCGCGAGACCGGCTCGTGGAAGGTGTTCCACCGGACCGAGACGTTGCTCCGGCGGGCCGTCGCCGACCTGAACGACCACGACGTCGACCTCGTGGTGTTCACCGGCGACCTCACCGAGAACGGCGCGACCGCGGACTTCGAACTCGTGAGCGACGTGCTCGGCGAGTTGGACCACGAGTTCGTCGCGGTCCCCGGCAACCACGACGTGCCGAAGACCTTCGACGAGCACGCCGTGCCGCCCCTCTCGCGCTTCGAACGCGAGTACACCCCGGGTGGGTTCCCCTTCACCGTGGAGGCCGGCGGTGTCTCCATCCTCGGGCTGAACACGGCGCACGCCCCCGACGGCTCGCTGGACGACACCCACGAGGGGACCGTCTCGCCCGACCAGCGCGCGTGGCTGGCCGACGAGTTGCCCCGCCACGACGCGCCCCTCGTGGTCGGCCACCACAACCTGCCGGGACTGCTCGACGCGACCGGCGGGCACTCCTGGCGCGGCTCCTTCCCGATGCGCGACCCGGGCCCCTTCGCGGACGTGCTCGCCGGCGGTGGCGCCCCCCTGTACCTCTCCGGGCACCTCCACGTCCCGGCCGTCGCGGCCACCGCGGGCGTCCGCGAACTCGTCTCCCCCGCCGTCTGCTCGTTCCCGCAGGCGTACCTCGTCCTCGAGGTCGGCCCCGCCGGCACGAGCGTCTGGCACGTCCCCGTGGCGACCCGGGCCGACGCCACCGAGGCGCTCGACCTCGCCCACGCCTACAGCGAGCGCAGCCGGATGGTCGCCGGCATCGTCCGCCGGCAGACCGGCGCGTACCCCCTCGTGGACGAACTCGCGCCCGCGGACGAGCCGGGGTCGCCCGCCGCGACCGGCGAATGTGACTAA